One region of Effusibacillus lacus genomic DNA includes:
- the fsa gene encoding fructose-6-phosphate aldolase has product MKFFIDTANVEEIRLANDMGIVSGVTTNPSLVAKEGRDFIQVLKEILSIVDGPVSAEVISLDAKGMVEEGMKFAELHENITVKVPMTAEGLKAVKEFAARGVKTNVTLIFSANQALLAARAGATFVSPFVGRLDDISQEGIDLIRDIADIFNIHDIKTEIISASIRHPMHVTQSALAGAHIATCPYSVIEKMIKHPLTDQGIERFLADWGKMKG; this is encoded by the coding sequence ATTGTGTCCGGCGTTACCACCAACCCGAGTCTGGTTGCCAAAGAAGGCCGGGATTTCATTCAGGTGCTGAAAGAAATTTTGTCGATTGTGGATGGTCCTGTCTCCGCCGAAGTGATTTCCCTTGATGCCAAGGGCATGGTGGAAGAAGGTATGAAGTTTGCCGAACTTCATGAGAACATTACGGTGAAGGTGCCGATGACGGCAGAAGGCTTGAAAGCGGTAAAAGAGTTTGCGGCGAGAGGGGTCAAGACCAACGTGACTTTGATATTCTCCGCCAACCAGGCGCTGCTGGCCGCACGTGCCGGCGCTACCTTTGTGTCACCCTTTGTGGGACGCCTGGATGACATCTCCCAGGAAGGGATCGACTTGATCCGTGACATTGCGGACATTTTCAATATCCATGACATCAAGACGGAAATCATCTCCGCCTCCATCCGCCACCCGATGCATGTGACCCAATCGGCATTGGCAGGCGCTCACATTGCTACCTGTCCGTACTCGGTGATCGAGAAGATGATCAAGCACCCCCTGACCGATCAGGGAATCGAACGGTTCCTGGCCGACTGGGGCAAGATGAAGGGGTAA
- the dapD gene encoding 2,3,4,5-tetrahydropyridine-2,6-dicarboxylate N-acetyltransferase, with protein MMDANQIIEFIRTSEKKTPVKVYVKGDLSGIDFGPSSKTFITGGTGVVFGEWKEIEPVLEANKGKIEDYVVESDRRNSAIPLLDTKNIQARIEPGAIIRDQVTIGNNAVIMMGAVINIGAVIGEGTMIDMGVVVGGRGTIGKNCHIGAGAVIAGVIEPPSAKPVVIEDDVLVGANAVILEGVRVGKGSVVAAGAIVVDDVPENVVVAGVPARIIKQIDDKTRSKTEIKQELRQL; from the coding sequence ATGATGGATGCAAATCAAATTATTGAATTTATCCGCACAAGCGAGAAAAAGACACCGGTGAAGGTTTATGTGAAAGGAGATCTGTCTGGTATCGACTTCGGACCGTCCAGCAAGACATTCATTACCGGCGGCACCGGGGTGGTGTTTGGCGAATGGAAAGAGATTGAGCCGGTACTGGAAGCCAACAAAGGGAAGATTGAAGATTATGTGGTGGAAAGTGACCGCCGCAATTCGGCCATCCCGCTGCTCGACACCAAGAACATCCAGGCTCGAATTGAGCCGGGCGCGATTATCCGTGATCAGGTAACAATCGGGAACAATGCGGTGATCATGATGGGCGCGGTTATCAACATTGGTGCCGTCATTGGCGAAGGCACCATGATAGACATGGGCGTTGTAGTGGGCGGCCGTGGAACGATCGGCAAAAACTGTCATATCGGAGCGGGTGCCGTTATTGCAGGTGTTATTGAGCCGCCTTCGGCCAAGCCTGTTGTGATTGAAGACGATGTGCTGGTTGGTGCCAATGCAGTCATTCTGGAAGGTGTACGCGTCGGCAAAGGTTCCGTGGTGGCAGCCGGCGCCATTGTTGTGGACGATGTACCGGAAAATGTAGTTGTGGCGGGCGTTCCTGCACGAATCATCAAGCAGATTGACGACAAGAC